The following DNA comes from Lemur catta isolate mLemCat1 chromosome 19, mLemCat1.pri, whole genome shotgun sequence.
ACAAGGGTGAGTTCCAGGGAGCTCTCGGCGGCACCTGGATCAGGGATCCCTTTGGTCTCAATTTCTTGGTCCAAACGCTCCAGTCACTAGGGAGAGAGTAAAGTGGACTTTTAAAGGGTTAGACTGTCCCCACCCTACGAACTGTGTGCAGTAGGGTCTCCGGGCAGGAGCACACAGATTCCAGTGCATTTGCCACGAAAGGTTTGTGTTGATGTTTAGCATCCCGTGGGACAGACCTGCGAGAGGACAGGCTACGAGCAGCACTGGGCTGGGCTCTTCCACGGAGATTGTCTCcaaggaggagactgaggcttcaGACCTTGAGCCCAATCGGGCCAGAGGCTTTCTCGAGCCCCCACCTCTCCTGCCCTGGGCGGGAGGTGCCCACGGCCCCCAGCCTCGGGCACAGGCACAGTCGCATCACCAGCAGCATGCAGAGACCCCAGGCTGGCTCGGAGCCGTCCCCAAGCCTCACGACCCACTAGCCGATGAAGGCATCTGTCATGCTCTGCCcattccctgccccagccaggggCCTGCTCGGCATGGCCCCCAGCAGGGGCGTCCTGCAGTCTGATCACCCACCCACTCCCTGCAGACTCAGATCACCCCCTGCGCCATGTGAAACAGCGTTCGCTGAGGTTTGCTTCAGTCCTAAAAGTTAGCCAAGTTCACTGTAAGAAACTAGCGAAGGCAAAGCatatgaaggaaaatgaagatcGTTCTGTCAGTTCCAGCGTGACGTCCAGTTCGGGGCCAGAATTCCACACAGCCATTCTGACATATTTTTGAAGCATATTTCatcatatgagaaaatgctcgcCAAATAATATTATCAAGGGGAAATGCAGGACCCGGGAAAGTATATTGTATCatcaaaattttgtaaaaaatttaaaagatgatgCAAAAATATATCCCTGCATCATATGCATAGGAAAAAGATTGGAAGGATGTGTATCAAATTGTCAACATAAGTAAATTCTGGGTGGATGTACTTTGgctgattttattcttttcttatactGTTTTCCTAAATGAGTGTGTATTACTTTTGTCAGCAGAAAAGGAAGGTATacaaaaagttgttttgtttgttattcCATCTAACATGGTACCCGGCACAGGCCTGGCCCCCGGGAGACTTCAGTTAATGTTTATGGaatgggaaggaggggaggcgTTCCCCTGCCATGGTCACACGCTGCATCTGCATGTCCCCTGTTTGTCCTGATTCCGCCCCTCACGCCTATAACCCATTCACGGTCACCCAAGAAGTCCAAAATGTTAAGGGCCCTAATGTATCTCCTTGTTATTCCTTTCACTCTGAGTCTGCCAAGAGTCCTCCATTTGGCAAGGTTGCCAGAGCTGTTCTGTGTATCCTCAGGAAATCTGGTGTCTACTTGGGGAATGAACCTCAGTTCTGCTCAGAAAGGGCCCCAAGACATGAGATTCTGAGCGGGTCTGCTTTCAAATTCACTCTGTTACAGAACGCAGCAAACAAGCCCAAAACCTAGGTGTGTGCCGCTGTGTTCTTGGAAGCCCTGTGGTTGAGACCCAGTCCTTTGCCTCCCTGGAAGGGCCTAGACTCTGGTCTGTGGGAGCCCAGAGTGGGTGCCCCTCACCAGACTGGGGTGGGTAGAAGGGACCAGGACATCTCCCAGAGCAGGTGACACTGGAGCTGGGTGTTGAAAGGCAGAGGGGAGGTAACCAGACAAAAAGGTAGGAAGGGTGTTCCCGGCAGAGGAACAGCAGGTGCGCGGGCACGGAGGTGGGAGTGTGTGCCGTGCTCAGGGACCCGCTAGAACAGGAGACAAGGGGAAGGATgagtgggagaggaaggagcaTGACCTCAGCCGCCTGGCATGTCCTGCTCGCGGGCAGGGACCCTGTCTTACGGGCTCTCACTGTCGTTGTCGCCTTGGTGTGCAGCACAACGTGGAGTGGGAGAATCTTGCACTGGGAATGATGGGGACACTGGGGGGGGAGCTGTGAGAAGGGGAGGCACAGGGGATCCGTGGGTAACACGCAGATCTTTCTGGGGCCTGGCGAGGCCCTGTCTGCCCTGAGGATGCAGTAAGAGGGTTCTCTGACCCCAGAGCTGCGCCCTCTGCAGGTGGCGCTGTACCCACGGCTTTGGGTTAGAAGGCTCAGGGCTCTGATCCCAAAGTCAGGGCACGCACGAGTCACCCAGCGCCAGCAGTAACAATAACAGTAATGATGTGATGACCGCCCCTGAGCAcgtgggaggaggggacactgCCTGAGCACTGGCACTGGGACCTCTTCTCGTCTCCGGCACTGCCCAGCGTGGCTTTCATCATCCTCCCTGCACGGCAGGAGTGAGCCCAGAGCTACAGAGAGCACAAGTGACAGCCTCTACAGCCAGAAAGGGGTAGGCGGGATTTGAACAAGGCCCTGCTCTTCCCGCCACGTGCTCGGCCTCAGTTTCCACGACTGTCGTATGAGAACAGCGACGTGTGGGTGCAGGCTCCGGCCAGCCCcgcccagctctgccacagaaCGAGCCACTTCCGGGGCCTCCGTTTCCTCCTTTCCAAAACCGAGCAGTAATAGTCCTCCCTCACAGGGCGGATGCTGTGTGACATCCGAGGCGCCCTGAGCGGGAAACGCACACGGGATCCGGAAGCCTGGGCAGGAAGAGCGGAACATCTCTAACTCTTAAGCTTTTGTCTTGATCACGTGTTGAAATGATAAGATTTGGGGCATACTGGgttaagtaaatatattattacAATTGATTTCACCTGTTTTGCTTAATGCGGCTTCTAGGAAATTTCAAATTACACACGTGGTCCACGTTATGTCTCCATTGGACAGCGCTGGCATGAATTGTAATTTTATGACTGTGTTTATGCCAAGAACATTACTACTGCTCCTGATCCTGGGTGCCTCtcagctatatattttttcttcattttttttgttttgtttttatgcctgcttattataaaggtaatttttgttcattgagaaaaaaaataacaaaagagtaAAAATTGCCCATAATCCCCAACAGCTGGAGTTTACTACTAAGAACAGCTTGAagtatttccttccagtctttttttcaGTACATAAATGCAGACACCTAATTCTtcagctttttttgttgttgttgtttttttattagtttcatgCAGTTGCGATGGCATGCGATGCTGTTGGGAGTTCTCCACTGGCCCCTTAATGTTGTGACATAGCGTCCCCCTAAATGCATCTCTCCTCGTCTGTCCCTTCCCCCCAGTACATGCTATTAACTCGGCCTCAAACCTGCGCTCTGACCCTCTGGGCCTGGGAGGGTTCTGTGAGACTCTGCCTCCAGCGCCCCGTCCTGCACTGCCCGTCCTGtggtccccaggcccagccctgtgaggtaggaagTGAGAGGTCAAGAGCTAGGGCTCTGCAACCAGAAAGCCTGGACCCAATCCCAAATCTACCTTCCccttctgtgtgaccttgggcaagtcaccgcACCTCTCTGTTTCTAATTCATAATCCCTCATGTGAAACCTTTGAGGCCACATGTGTTTGGCATTCTGATATTAGAAAGGTAATACTGGgccggtcatggtggctcactcctgtaaacctagcactctgggaggccaaggcaggaggatcgctcaaagtcaggagttcgagaccagcctgagcaagagcgagaccccatctctactaaacatagaaagaaatgatctggacaactaaaaatatatagaaaaaattagccgggcatggtggcgcatgcctgtagtcccagctactcgggaggctgaggcaggaggatcgcttgagcccaggagtttgaggttgctgtgagctaggctgacgccacagcactctagccagggcaacagagtgagactctgtctcaaaaaaaaaaagaaaaagaaaaagaaaaaaaaaaaaaaaggtaatgccGTACAGCGTGTATTTTACAACATCCTAGCAGTCTTACACCCCTTATCAAATGTGGGAATTTCGAGAGTGAAATGTTTGAATAGTCACATGAGTGGGATCACTACAAGCTTTAAATAGCTGCATGTGAGTTCTGATCAGGTCTGGCCACCAAATGGGCTTTGGTGCCAAAGATGGGAAACCTGGTTTCCAGGGCCTTCTGAAGTTTGGAATGGTGGGTCTTGATAAGCACTTAAACAGCACCAATCTCGTAGGGCagtttggaggattaaatgaaccgtttagaacagtgtctggcagcAAAGAAATGTTCGATGCATGCTAGCTCCTGGTATTAGTGTTTTTcgtctttttaatttatttttatttttagaaatatgtccataataaaatgccattttaagtGTAGAGTTTGGGGGGGGGTCTTGACAGTTGCATTCACGCTGCAACCACCACCCCAGCagggaacatttccatcaccccagaaagttctctcATGCCCCTTCCCAGTCTGCCCCGCACACGCAGAACACCTCGGGCGTGGTGTGGATGGAATCGGCGCATGGGCTCCTTGTGTCCGGCATCTTGTGCTCAGCATGATGCCTGAGAGAGTCATCGGGTTGTGTGCAGCAGTGTTTGTTCCTTCCCCAAGGCGAGTCACGGTGTTCCACGGTGGGGACACACCACAGAGTGTGCATCTGCTCACCggtaatggacatttgggtggatTCCAGTTCAGGCTGTAATGACCCAAACTGCTGTGAACACCCGTGGATAAGCCACTGTATGCACATCTGCCTTTGTTTCTCCCGGGGAAACACTCGCAAGGGAAGGGCCGGGTCGTATGGCACCTCCGGTCCTAACTTTGTCAGAAACCGCCCAACTGTTTCCCTAAGTGGTGGCCCTGTGTCGTAGCCCCAACCAGCAAAGCCAGAGCGATCCGTTGCCCCACGTGCGGCACAGCACGTGCGGCCTTCGTGATTTCTGTCATCAGTGTTAGCGTCACTGACCccgtgtcccctccctgcccccaggtgaTCCGGACAGACACGTTCAAGCACCTGCGGCACCTGGAGATCCTGCAGCTGAGCAAGAACCTGGTGCGCAAGATCGAGGTGGGCGCCTTCAATGGGCTGCCCAGCCTCAACACGCTGGAGCTGTTCGACAACCGGCTGACGACGGTGCCCACGCAGGCCTTCGAGTACCTGTCCAAGCTGCGGGAGCTCTGGCTGCGCAACAACCCCATCGAGAGCATCCCCTCCTACGCCTTCAACCGAGTGCCCTCGCTGCGGCGCCTCGACCTGGGTGAGCTCAAGCGGCTGGAATACATCTCGGAGGCGGCCTTCGAGGGGCTGGTCAACCTGCGCTACCTCAACCTGGGCATGTGCAACCTCAAGGACATCCCCAACCTGACAGCCCTGGTGCGcctggaggagctggagctgTCGGGCAACCGGCTGGACCTGATCCGCCCGGGCTCCTTCCAGGGCCTCACCAGCCTGCGCAAGCTGTGGCTCATGCACGCCCAGGTGGCCACCATCGAGCGCAACGCCTTCGACGACCTCAAGTCGCTGGAGGAGCTCAATCTGTCCCACAATAACTTGATGTCACTGCCCCACGACCTCTTCACGCCCCTGCACCGCCTCGAGCGCGTCCACCTCAACCATAACCCCTGGCACTGCAACTGCGACGTGCTCTGGCTCAGCTGGTGGCTCAAGGAGACTGTGCCCAGCAACACGACGTGCTGCGCCCGCTGCCACGCACCCGCCGGCCTCAAGGGCCGCTACATTGGTGAACTGGACCAGTCGCACTTCACCTGCTACGCGCCTGTCATTGTAGAGCCGCCCACGGACCTCAACGTCACCGAGGGCATGGCTGCCGAGCTCAAGTGCCGCACGGGCACCTCCATGACCTCTGTCAACTGGCTGACGCCCAATGGCACCCTCATGACCCACGGTTCCTACCGTGTGCGCATCTCTGTCCTGCATGATGGCACGCTCAACTTCACCAACGTCACCGTGCAGGACACGGGCCAGTACACGTGCATGGTGACGAACTCGGCTGGCAACACCACCGCCTCAGCCACGCTCAACGTCTCCGCCGTGGACCCCGTGGCGGCTGGGGGCTCTGGTGGCGGTGggggcagccctgggggcagCGGAGGTGTCGGCGGGGGCAGTGGTGGCTACACCTACTTCACCACGGTGACGGTGGAGACCCTGGAGACACAGCCTGGAGAGGAGGCCGTGCAGCCTCGGGGGACGGAGAAGGTCCCGCCAGGGCCCACGACGGAcggtgtctggggtgggggccggcCCGGGGACGCTGCAGGCCCAGCCTCGTCATCCACCACGGCGCCTGCCCCACGCTCCTCGCGGCCCACGGAGAAGGCGTTCACGGTGCCCATCACGGACGTGACGGAGAACGCCCTCAAGGACCTGGACGACGTCATGAAGACCACCAAGATCATCATCGGCTGCTTCGTGGCCATCACCTTCATGGCCGCCGTGATGCTCGTGGCCTTCTACAAGCTGCGCAAGCAGCACCAGCTCCACAAGCACCACGGGCCCACGCGCACCGTGGAGATCATCAACGTGGAGGACGAGCTGCCCGCTGCCTCGGCCGTGTCTGTGGCCGCCGCGGCCGCCGTGGCCGGTGGGGGCAGCGTCGGTGGGGACAGCCACCTCGCCCTGCCCGCCCTGGAGCGCGACCACCTCAACCACCACCACTACGTGGCAGCCGCCTTCAAGGCGCACTACAGCAGCAACCCCAgcggcgggggctgcgggggcaAGGGCCCGCCCGGCCTCAACTCCATCCACGAACCTCTGCTCTTCAAGAGCGGCTCCAAGGAGAACGTGCAAGAGACGCAGATCTGAggccggcgggggcggggtggggggttggCGAGGGGCTTGGAGAGCCGCCACCCCAGAGCCCACCCGGGCACGCCCGACTGggacccctccccacagcccagcccacCCTGGGACCAAGcggggaaggtggggagaggcGGCGTCCAGCCCCACCCGGGGCTCAGACCCCAGCGAGGACAGGCCGGGGCTCCAGGAGTGGAGTCTCCACGGTTCTAGCCTCGCTTCCACCTATCCTGGTGACGGGAGGGGACCCGGGATTCAGGAGAAGTGGCCCGAGCCCTCCACGTTTCCTCCTCGCGCTCCCGTCCAACCGTcccgcccgccgccgccaccTTCCAGGGGAGACAGGAGCTTTTTGGAGGGGTACCCTTTCCCCTCACCCCGACCACCCTCCTTTTACGGTTCATTTTTTGCAGTTTGAcgcctgtccctccctccccctcctccagccccccgAAACTGAAGAGACACGTCGCCCGCGCTCCCGGCCCTTCCCCGCTGGGGGGGCAGCCTGACCgcccgcccccacctgccccacagaCTCTTTTGATACAACTGAAGGGAGGTTTGCGTCAACGACTACCTGCTctgtaattactttaaaaaaaaacacggaaaaagtaaaaaaattattttttttggtcATGAAAGCATGGAGGAGAGAGAACAAAGTGAATGTGGGTGGGaagcaggagaggctgggaaCAGGCCTCCCAGGCCCCATCGGGACAGAGGCACCTCTGGGGTGGTCCTAGGCCCTCAGCCTTCACCCCGGAGACCCCAGAGAGGGGTCTGCACAGGGACAAACCCCACATCAGTTCCCTGTATTTGTTCCCTCGGGCGGGGCCACAGCCAATGCCAGATGGGGCCTTAGAGCAACAGGGATCCtgtctgacagttctggaggctccaagtccaagatcgaggtgcCAGCGGGGCCCCGCTCCCTCTGAAACCTGGACAGAggcccttccttgcctcttccagctgctgGTGGCCCCAGACGGCCCTGGCTTGTGGCAGCCTCTCCCTAGTCTTCCCAGGACCCGCGCCCTGCGTCTTCACgcttcttccctgtgtgtgtgtccgcCTGGGTCCAGCTTCCCCTCTGTCAAGGACCCTAGTCACGCGGGACAGGGAGCACGCCCCCATCCAGGATAACCTCAACTTGGTCCTCAGCAAATGCCCATTCTGAGGCACTGGAGGCCAGGACTTCTAGAAATCTCTTTCTGGGTGGCACAGTTCAACCCACAACAGGGCCCAAACCAGAGTGTCCGTCTCCACTGCAAACCCACTCGAGGCTGCCCCGGGGAGGCCCGATGAgggtgggctgaggaggaggctggagctgcagcagctcgggcctgcggggctggggctggggctgcactTCCAGCTTGTTTAATGCTCCGGCAGGAGGGATGGTGGGGTCCTGGCTGGAAGGTCGGGTGCCACAGTGCAGCCCGGtaggacagggacagagagagcctGGGGAGGAGCCGGCAGGAGCCAGCAAGCAGGCTGGAGGGTGTGATATCTCTGGGGGGGTCAAAGTGCCTGAGTTTCAGCCTCCAGAGGGCTGGCGCGGGCCAGGGCTGCCATCTCGTGCAGTCTGGGGACACAGGGTGACAGAAGCAGAGGGAGTGGCTATGGCGCCTTCCTGCACTGAGGAGGGGGCAGCCCAGGCAGACAGCCCCGAGGACACAGAGGTCTGGGCCGGGGCAGCTCTGGGCACTCTGGGGACACTCCAGCCCCAAAGGAGTCGACAACAAGAGTCAAAAGGTGGGGGAAGGCAGCAagtccccgcccctgccccatGAGTGGCTGACAGGATCCCTGTGCCTGTCAGCATCTTATCTCCCCCCACCCGGCTCCTGGCTCTTGAAGCAAATTCCTCCCTTATCAGCAGTGGCAGCCTCCAGTGGCCTCTGGCCAACGTGTCTGGGGTCTGGCCCTCTATCTCGGTCCATCCCGTCTCGCCGGGTCCCCCCCTCCATGCTCCCTTTCATGCTCTTTCTCTCCAGTCTCTTCCAGTGCCAATCCTGGTTGCCATGGTAACACTGCAGCGGGTACCAGGtggtggctgggggcagggagttGGCACTGCCGCAGCCTCTGCCATTTCCGATGCCAGGCACCCGCAAGGCGCAGTGGCTGAGACTCATTCCGGGGGCACTCGGACTCCCCAGGCCTTGCAGGCTACTCTTTGGCTGATGCAAGttagggagagggaagaaaggacatGGCAGTGAGAACACGACATGGGGCAGGGGGGACTAGTGGCATCATGGCTGAGGGGGAGGACAGGTGGGAAGTCAAGGTGAACTGAAGGTTCAGAGACGGAGGGCGGCAGGTTCCAGTTGAAGGCCGAGGGATGTGAGAAGGGGACCCCCTCTATGGGGCCAGGGGAGATTGGACCCACTGAGGCAGGGGCACAGCTAAGATAAGCTGAATTCAAGCGTCTGTCTGTTGCCTTCTGGGAGAGAAGGGGGCATGACCAGGCAGAAACCCCCTTCAGACCTTGGCCACCTGAGGACAAAAACGGGGGGCAGAGAGGACCTGGGAGCAAGGGGACAGAGCCCAGAGTCCCTGTCACCatctcctcttcccaccccaaGCAGGATGTAGTTTCCATGACAACCTGGCTGGCCAGAAAGGGGGGCAGGGGACTGCAGAGGAAATTTTCCACATCAGTaggaagggaggagggtgtgTTGCAGAGGAAGGAACAGCCCTGGGGAaagcaggggttgggggtgagtGCAGGGTCCCTGGAACCCCAAATCACCATGCttgctgcccccagccctggcgaAAGTGGAGAGAATGCAGAGAAGGATTTTCACCCGCCTCCATCCCCGCAAACCCATCCCCCCCACCTCTGGgctgctgggggaagggggaggttGAGCTCAAGGGTCAAATGTCCAAAGAGCAGTGACTGCCCAGGCCTCGTGCAGGGGACAGTGAGCAGCCAAGGGAGCTCGGGCCGCAGCTACCAACCAGACTCAGGGGCATGGCCCTCGACAGGGTCCCACGGAGGGTGGGGGTGGTAGGCTACGGCCGCCTTGGTGAGTCCCTGGCCATCTTGGgcctccttccccaggccccgTCCTAAAGCCCCCCCGagcccctctgccctccacaAACACACCTTTTATCTGTCTTTATCTGTGCCCCTGGCTGTGTCTCTGGTTCTGCCTACTGGACTATTTTCTACGTCCCCACCCCTGgtctctgtccccctctctctgggtctctagCCCCTTCCTTTCCGTCTCCCCAGGACAGTCCCTCGTCTCCCACCTGCTAGCTCAGGGACCGGAACTGGGCCTAGAACTTGTTTTTGTCTGGAATCGGGACCCAGGACGAATGGCAGGGAGCGTACCCCCCTCCCTACAGCTCCAGAACCTTGCTGCCCTTGGAGAAAGGTCAGTGACCTTGCCATAGGAGAATGGGGCTCCCTGAAGCTCCTGCTCTGGCCTCCCTTAGctgctgtgtgatctcaggcaagtcccttaccctctctgggccttagttcaCACAAACGTGAAATGGGAGAAGCCCATTCATCTCATTTCCCCTCCCAGGCCAGGGTGAAGACTGACAGCGCTCCACAGACTCTGAGAGAaccttggggaggggagggctaaTACCTCTCCAAGGCCTTCCcccatctctcccctctcccaggcaCCCTGATCTTGTGGTGGAAGTGGCCCATCCCAAAATAATCCACGAATTTGGGGCACAAATCCTGCACCATGCCAATCTCCTGGTAAGCCCCACCCCAATCCATAACGCAGGCCCCTACCCCTTCTGTCACGACCCCATCACTCACCCTAAAGTGGTGATCCCTCTCCACCTCTGTCCACCCCAGGTGGGGTCCCCCTCAGCCCTAGCTGACCAGACCACAGAGCAGCAGCTCCTGGAGGCCTCGCACCACTGGGATCACGCCGTGTTTGTGGCCCGAGGGGCCCTGTGGGGCACTGAGGACATCACCAGGTTGGATGCAGCCGGGGGCCTCCAGGTGAGGGCCTGCTGGGCTCCCCAGGAACCGGAGGGATCCTGCAAAGACCCCGTTACCCCTGACCCTGGCTCTTGCTTCCAGAGCCTTCGTGTCACCATGGCCACACATCCCGATGGCTTCCGGCTGGAGGGACCCCTGGCTGCAACCCACAGCACCGGGCCTCGCACTGTGCTCTATGAAGGCCCTGTCCGTGGGCTCTGCCCCTTTGCCCCCAGAAACTCCAACACCATGGCAGCCGCTGCCCTGGCTGCCCCCAGCCTAGGCTTCGACCGCGTGATTGGGGTGCTTGTGGCCGATCTCAGGTGAGCAGAGCTGAGCAGGGGGGTGGGCTGGGTTCAGGCTAACCAGACTGATTGCCCCTgcttgcctcagcctcacagacgTGCACGTGGTGGATGTGGAGCTGAGAGGACCCCCAGGCCCCACAGGCCGAAGCTTTGCTGTGCACACCCACAGAGAGAACCCTGCCGAGCCAGGCGCCGTCACGGGGTCTGCCACTGTCACAGCCTTCTGGCGCAGCCTCCTGAGTGcggccaggcccctccccagtgCTAGtggcccctctcccccagccctgggacctTGGACTCTGTCTGGTTCTGCAGTTCTGATTCTGTCttcattgatatttatttttgaatctcCTTAACCTGTTTACTCCACGAATTCGAATCTTTGTACCGCATATGTCTCTATTTCTGTCCATGTCTCCGCTCTCTGACTCTAAGCCCCCCTCCCTCTGGGACTCTACCTCTGCAtgtgtgtttgtctgtctgtccacCCCCAGGTCTATGTCTTtatctctctgggtctctgtccctctctccctgggttttcctccacccccaccttgacctgtcccttcctcctcccatcaCTCTCTCTCCCTCGCCCTCTGTCTCAGTCGTTCCTTCCCCGTCTCTCCCTCGCAGGCTGCTGCCAGCTCCCCTCCAGGCCCGGGATCCATCTCTGCTGAGAAGCCTCCTGCCGGAGAGGACATCCTCATCTGATTTCCCTTCCCACCGCCACCGTCCCACTCCTGCTCTGGCATCACTTTCCCGGGATCTCCCTCCTGTCTCAGTAAAGACCACAGATTCTTCGCCCTGCATGATCTGGCATCTCTGGTCCCTTGTTTCCCTCCTGTGACGTCACGTCCCGTCTGCACACAGTGCATGACGCCATCGCAGGGGGCGAGCACACACGAGAGCGAATTGTCTGGAAGCTATCGCGAGAGCCTACccactacatttcccagaatcctCTGAGTAGCAGTGGGCGTGTAGTACGCGAGGGGGAGGGCCTTTGGGACGCATTTCCGGGGTTTGCAGCGGGGACCGACGGAAGTTGTAGTCCTACGTTTTCTGTGAGCGGCAGCGGACTTCCGGGCCACGAGGCCCGCTTGTGCCTTGTGGGGCAAGCGTCCCGCGGGGGCCTCCGGGAGTCGTAGTCCGGCACGCCGGGACCGCCGGGAGCTGTAGTCCGTCCCGCCTGCCCAGTCAGCGCGGTGCTGCCCGCCCCGCACTCGGAGCCAGAGCCGCCGCCCAGGGGGATGCGGGAGCCCCTGGCTCGGGGGAGCGGAGAGGCAGGCGGGGTGAGGGGCGTTGCCTGGCAAAGGGCGAGCGCCGTGTTTGGGGTACGGGTCGGGGAAAGGGCTCTGTTACTTGGTGTCGGGGGAGGGGGGCCTAGTTGCCAGGTGATAGGAAGAGGGGATCCTGTTGCCTAGTGACTGGGGAGGGGGCCCTGTTGCCAGGTGACAAGAGGAGAGAACCTTGCTGTTTAATGGCAGGAGAAGGGGAGTCTTCGGTTGCTAGGAGACCAAAGAGACCCTGTTACctagagacagaggaggaggattCCTTTTGCTAGGAAATCAGAAGAGAGACTTTGTTACCTAGTGGGTTGGGGTCCTCTGTTGCTCAGTAGCCACAGAGGGATCCTGTTACCtagggacaggggaggagggttCCTGTTTCTAGGTGACCATGACCCTTTTACTTAGAGATGTGGAGGGGGTGGTTCTCTGTTGCTAGGTGAGCAGAAGAGAGAGCGCTTTACCTAGGAATAGGGAATGACGGTACCTCTGTTGCCAGGAGACAGTACAGGAAATAGGATCAGAGGCCCAATGTCCTCCCAGACTTCTCTAAGCCCCCACCTCAATGGCATTGC
Coding sequences within:
- the ASPDH gene encoding putative L-aspartate dehydrogenase isoform X2 — translated: MALDRVPRRVGVVGYGRLGQSLVSHLLAQGPELGLELVFVWNRDPGRMAGSVPPSLQLQNLAALGERHPDLVVEVAHPKIIHEFGAQILHHANLLVGSPSALADQTTEQQLLEASHHWDHAVFVARGALWGTEDITRLDAAGGLQSLRVTMATHPDGFRLEGPLAATHSTGPRTVLYEGPVRGLCPFAPRNSNTMAAAALAAPSLGFDRVIGVLVADLSLTDVHVVDVELRGPPGPTGRSFAVHTHRENPAEPGAVTGSATVTAFWRSLLSAARPLPSASGPSPPALGPWTLSGSAVLILSSLIFIFESP
- the ASPDH gene encoding putative L-aspartate dehydrogenase isoform X1 → MALDRVPRRVGVVGYGRLGQSLVSHLLAQGPELGLELVFVWNRDPGRMAGSVPPSLQLQNLAALGERHPDLVVEVAHPKIIHEFGAQILHHANLLVGSPSALADQTTEQQLLEASHHWDHAVFVARGALWGTEDITRLDAAGGLQSLRVTMATHPDGFRLEGPLAATHSTGPRTVLYEGPVRGLCPFAPRNSNTMAAAALAAPSLGFDRVIGVLVADLSLTDVHVVDVELRGPPGPTGRSFAVHTHRENPAEPGAVTGLLPAPLQARDPSLLRSLLPERTSSSDFPSHRHRPTPALASLSRDLPPVSVKTTDSSPCMIWHLWSLVSLL
- the ASPDH gene encoding putative L-aspartate dehydrogenase isoform X3; this translates as MALDRVPRRVGVVGYGRLGQSLVSHLLAQGPELGLELVFVWNRDPGRMAGSVPPSLQLQNLAALGERHPDLVVEVAHPKIIHEFGAQILHHANLLVGSPSALADQTTEQQLLEASHHWDHAVFVARGALWGTEDITRLDAAGGLQSLRVTMATHPDGFRLEGPLAATHSTGPRTVLYEGPVRGLCPFAPRNSNTMAAAALAAPSLGFDRVIGVLVADLSLTDVHVVDVELRGPPGPTGRSFAVHTHRENPAEPGAVTGSATVTAFWRSLLSCCQLPSRPGIHLC
- the LRRC4B gene encoding leucine-rich repeat-containing protein 4B, encoding MACARGSPCPPLPPGRMSWPHGALLFLWLFSPPLGAGGGGVAVTSAAGGGSPPATSCPAACSCSNQASRVICTRRELAEVPASIPVNTRYLNLQENGIQVIRTDTFKHLRHLEILQLSKNLVRKIEVGAFNGLPSLNTLELFDNRLTTVPTQAFEYLSKLRELWLRNNPIESIPSYAFNRVPSLRRLDLGELKRLEYISEAAFEGLVNLRYLNLGMCNLKDIPNLTALVRLEELELSGNRLDLIRPGSFQGLTSLRKLWLMHAQVATIERNAFDDLKSLEELNLSHNNLMSLPHDLFTPLHRLERVHLNHNPWHCNCDVLWLSWWLKETVPSNTTCCARCHAPAGLKGRYIGELDQSHFTCYAPVIVEPPTDLNVTEGMAAELKCRTGTSMTSVNWLTPNGTLMTHGSYRVRISVLHDGTLNFTNVTVQDTGQYTCMVTNSAGNTTASATLNVSAVDPVAAGGSGGGGGSPGGSGGVGGGSGGYTYFTTVTVETLETQPGEEAVQPRGTEKVPPGPTTDGVWGGGRPGDAAGPASSSTTAPAPRSSRPTEKAFTVPITDVTENALKDLDDVMKTTKIIIGCFVAITFMAAVMLVAFYKLRKQHQLHKHHGPTRTVEIINVEDELPAASAVSVAAAAAVAGGGSVGGDSHLALPALERDHLNHHHYVAAAFKAHYSSNPSGGGCGGKGPPGLNSIHEPLLFKSGSKENVQETQI